From a region of the Pongo abelii isolate AG06213 chromosome 9, NHGRI_mPonAbe1-v2.0_pri, whole genome shotgun sequence genome:
- the RASSF10 gene encoding ras association domain-containing protein 10 — protein MDPSEKKISVWICQEEKLVSGLSRRTTCSDVVRVLLEDGCRRRRRQRRSRRRGSAGDPHGPGELPEPPNEDDEDDDEALPQGMLCGPPQCYCIVEKWRGFERILPNKTRILRLWAAWGEEQENVRFVLVRSEASLPNAGPRSAEARVVLSRERPCPARGASARPSLAMTQEKQRRVVRKAFRKLAKLNRRRQQQPPSSCSSTSSSTASSCSSSPRTHESASVERMETLVHLVLSQDHTIRQQVQRLHELDREIDRYEAKVHLDRMRRHGVNYVQDTYLVGAGIELDRSSPGEEPEEVAAQAAEAAEAAAAAPPPPLDGEAQAAALEELARRCDDLLRLQEQRVQQEELLERLSAEIQEELNQRWMRRRQEELAAREEPLEPDGGPDGELLLEQERVRTQLSTSLYIGLRLNTDLEAVKSDLDYSQQQWDSKERELQGLLQTLHTLELTVAPDGAPGSGGPSREPGPQACADMWVDQARGLAKSGPGNDEDSDTGLSSMHSQDSDSVPMCESLV, from the coding sequence ATGGATCCGTCGGAAAAGAAGATATCGGTGTGGATCTGCCAGGAAGAGAAGCTGGTGTCCGGCCTCTCCCGCCGCACCACTTGCTCCGACGTTGTGCGAGTGCTTTTGGAGGACGGCTGCCGGCGGCGACGGAGACAGCGGCGGAGCCGGCGGCGGGGGTCGGCAGGCGACCCACATGGCCCGGGAGAGCTGCCCGAACCCCCGAACGAGGACGACGAGGACGACGACGAGGCGCTGCCGCAGGGCATGCTATGCGGGCCCCCGCAGTGCTATTGCATCGTGGAGAAGTGGCGCGGCTTTGAGCGCATCCTCCCCAACAAGACGCGCATCTTGCGCCTCTGGGCTGCCTGGGGCGAAGAGCAAGAGAATGTGCGCTTCGTGCTAGTGCGCAGCGAGGCATCGCTGCCTAACGCCGGCCCCCGCAGCGCCGAGGCGCGCGTAGTGCTGAGCCGAGAGCGCCCCTGTCCGGCCCGCGGGGCCTCGGCGCGGCCCAGCCTGGCCATGACCCAGGAGAAACAGCGGCGAGTGGTGCGCAAGGCCTTTCGCAAACTGGCCAAGCTCAACCGGCGGCGCCAGCAGCAGCCACCGTCGTCCTGTTCGTCCACTTCGTCGTCCACTGCCTCGTCCTGCTCTTCGTCGCCGCGGACCCACGAAAGCGCGTCGGTGGAACGCATGGAGACGCTGGTGCATCTGGTGCTTTCCCAGGACCACACAATTCGCCAGCAGGTGCAGCGGCTCCACGAGCTGGACCGCGAGATCGATCGCTACGAGGCCAAGGTGCACCTGGACCGCATGCGGCGTCACGGGGTCAACTACGTGCAGGACACTTACTTGGTTGGGGCAGGCATCGAGCTCGACAGGTCCAGCCCGGGAGAGGAGCCAGAAGAGGTGGCGGCGCAGGCGGCAGAGgcggcggaggcggcggcggcggcgcccccTCCCCCTCTAGACGGCGAGGCGCAGGCGGCGGCGCTGGAGGAGCTGGCCCGGCGCTGCGACGACTTGCTGCGGCTTCAGGAGCAACGGGTTCAGCAGGAGGAGTTGCTGGAGCGCCTTTCAGCCGAGATTCAGGAGGAACTCAACCAGAGGTGGATGCGGCGGCGCCAAGAGGAGCTGGCGGCGCGGGAGGAGCCCCTGGAGCCGGACGGTGGCCCCGACGGCGAGCTGCTGCTGGAGCAGGAACGGGTCAGGACGCAGCTCAGCACCAGCCTTTACATCGGGCTGCGGCTCAACACGGACCTAGAGGCCGTCAAGTCGGACTTGGATTACAGCCAGCAGCAATGGGACAGCAAGGAGCGCGAGCTACAGGGTCTTCTGCAAACTTTGCACACTTTGGAGCTGACGGTGGCACCGGATGGGGCTCCTGGCTCTGGTGGTCCCTCGCGGGAACCTGGGCCTCAAGCCTGCGCCGACATGTGGGTGGACCAGGCCCGTGGACTGGCCAAGAGCGGTCCTGGCAACGACGAAGACTCGGATACGGGACTGAGCTCTATGCATAGCCAAGACTCGGACTCCGTGCCCATGTGCGAATCGCTTGTGTAG